Below is a window of Onychostoma macrolepis isolate SWU-2019 chromosome 06, ASM1243209v1, whole genome shotgun sequence DNA.
ttaggatattaagatcatgttccatgaagatattttgtaaatgtcctaccgtaaatatatcaaaactttatttttgattagtaatatgcattgctaagaacttcatttgaacaactttaaaggtgattttctcaatatttagattttttagttgtatctcagacaaatattgtccaacaaaccatacatcaatggaaagatttattcagatttgactggttatgactggttttgtggtccagggtcacatacacaGTATATAATGTGTGTTAGACAGAGCAGGAGGATCTGTGGTAACGAGAAGCTGCTAATCAGCAGGGTGTGTAGTAATTGTTTCTGAAGGGGCGTTTGCTGGTAGATCAGGACGGGTAACTTCACGTTACACCCTGAGAAGCTGGGAAAAAGGGCTGGAGACTCGAGAACAAAACACTGTTGGCACCTGCCACAAATATGCATGGCAACACGCCTGCAGCGCTTTACATCGACGCGCAAACAGCAgcgcattgtgtgtgtgtcagtcacgAGAGGAATTACTGTCCTTCATCTTCATAACCACATCTTCATTTCAGAACACTGCTGTCCGGATTCACGTCTATAACACAACATGAGCACACAGACCAAATCCGGTAAGATCTACACTTTATGATCTTATATTTACACATAAACAGATTAAACTTGGCAAAAAcatgccatatatatatatatatatatattattttcatgataTTTCCTCCTGAAATCTCATTACAGTAAtgtgaaaaaaagtgttttatatcattaatattattttgaagaattttgataTCTTTAGTTATTTATTGAATAGATATTCTctttgtatgttatttattcTTCTCTTTTTATTGTGTTGCTGTGCCAAGTGGCCTAAAGTTCCTCTTTTGGGGAATCAGTAAAGGAACAATACTAATCCTAAAATAGGCATCagtttatttcataaataatatatatgaagTAATTTATATTCTGCATATGTTGTGATGAGattcacccccccccccccccacacacacacagacgtgtaTAGGTGTGTGTAAATGTACACGTGTGTGATGATGTTGTGTGAACATGTTTGAGTTGTGATGAACGCAGACAGCGGCAAGAAGAGAAGTGTTCTGAAAGACAGCAGCTGGATCAAAAGAAACCCAGAGGAGGACGAGCCTGTCGAGTacgacacacacactcacacacacacacacacacacatatacacacacacacacacacacacacacacatatgtgatGTAGAAATGAAATGCTCCTAATGCTCATTCATTCTCAATGCTTCTGTTGCAGTTATGATCCTAACCCCGGTAAAGTCGTTCTGAATCAGCGGAAATCAGGGGATGATGTTGTCAGGTCAGAATCATTTCACTCAGAATCATATCAGCTGCtgattttcataataaatcaCATTCATGTTCTGTGTGACTTCAGTAAACCGCTGGAGGCCGATCAAACCTCAGAGAACTCTGGGACGTCCGTCAGCTCCTTAAGCAAGAGGTGCTTCAAACACTATCAATATATCATCATCTATATATATTTCTGctgtatatacactaccagtcaaaagtgtttgaacagtaagattttttaaagaagtctcttctgttctccaagcctgcatttatttgatccaaagtacagcaaaaacagtaacattgtgaaatattttcactatttaaaacagctgttttctatgtgaatatgtgttaaactgtaatttatttctgtgatgcgcagctgtattttcagcatcattactgcagtcttcagtgtcacatgatcttcagaaatcattctaatatgctgatttgctgctcgagaaacatttttattattattattttaaaagcagCGGAGTAgaatttttcaggttttttgatgaatagaaagttcagaagatcagcatttatctgaaatagaaatcttttgtaacattataaatgtctttatcatcacttttgatcaatttaaagcatccttgctaaataaaagtattgatttctaTAATCCCCCCCCcctcaaaaaaaattatactgactcaaagcttttgaacggtatagtgtataatattacaaaagtttttatttcagataaacgctgatctttctatttatcaaagaatcctgaaaaaaatgtacttaacggttttaaatattgataataatgataataataataataaatgtttctcgagcagcaaatcaggatattagaatgatttctgaagatcatgtgacactgaagactgcagtaatgatcctgaaaatacaaataaattacagtttaacagatattcacatagaaaccagttattttaaatatattactgcttttgctgaactttggatcaaataaatgcatgcttgttgagcagaagagaattctttaaaaaaaacatttaactgttcaaaaacttttgacttgGTAGCGTATGATGTTGAATGATTTCTGTTTCTTGTAGATTCGGTGGCAGTCAGGAGCTGCTCAACAAAAGCAGGTTGgcttctgttgtgttgtgttgtgttgtgttggcttgtgttgtgttgtgttgtgttgtgttgtgtttgttgtgttgtgttgtgttatgTTAGCTTCTATTGTGTTgtgttatattatgttattattatgttatgttatgttgtgttgtgttatgttatattatgttgtgttatgttagcttatgttgtgttatgttgtgttgtgttgtgttgtgtttgttgtgttgtgttgtgttgtgttatgttagcttatgttgtgttatgttgtgttgtgttgtgttgtgttgtgttgtgttggcttgtgttgtgttgtgttgtgttgtgttgtgttgtgttgtgttgtgttgtgttgtgttgtgttgtgttggcttctgttgtgttgtgttgtgtttgttgtgttgtgttgtgttgtgttgtgttgtgttggcttctgttgtgttgtgttgtgttgtgttgtgttgtgttatgTTAGCTTATGTTAGCTTCTATTGTGTTGTGTTAGCTTCTATTatgttattatgttatattGTGTTGTATTGTGTTATGTTGTGTTGTGTTAGCTTctattgtgttgtgttgtgttatgtgttgtgttgtgttatgTTAACTTCTATTGTATTATGTTATGTTGTGTTATGTTATGTTGTGTTATGTTGTGTTATGTGTTGTGTTGTATGTTGTGTTGTATTGTGTtgtgttatgttatattatgttatgttgtgttgtgttatgttagcttctattatgttatgttatgttgtgTTATGTTATATTGTGTTATGTTAGCTTATGTTGTGttatgttgtgttgtgttggcTTGTGTTGTGATGGTTTGTGTTGTGTTGGTTTGTGTTGGTGATTCTCAGTGGTCTGACTCTTCTGTCGtccgcagcagcagcagcgtgaACACTAAGAGCGGAGCCGTCTCCATCTCATCGCCCTTCAAACCTCCGCTCCCTGTCAAGTGAGAGCCGCTGCTGCACACAGAACATGTGGAGGTTTAGTGTGTTTAGTGAGTCTAAGCGTGTGACTCGCTCTGTTGCAGGAATCCGGCGCTCAAGTCTCCCAGCAGCTCCAGCTTCACAGCGAGGGTGTTCTCCGGAGCAAACACCAGCAGCAAACCGTAAGTgaactagactagactagacctAGCACTGCTAAGGGTTCACTTTcagaatgaaaattctgtcatcatttactcaccctccacttCCTCCAAAACtagatgagtttctttcttctgttgaacacaaatgaagatatttaaaaaaatgtgcacCATTGACTTCCGCAGTGTTTtctttcctactatggaagtcaatggtgctcATCAACTGTTTGGATACCAACATTTTCAGTGTTgtgaaggttactttggaaatgtaataggttacagattacaagttaccctatttgcaatgtaataagtagtgtaactatttcaattactttattaaagtagtGTAACTGATAATTTAATGAACTgtaaaagtaactgtaattcaATTACACAtcttttctcagtaactgtaactgtaaacagttacatttattttgtaattaaatgatgtaattccgttacatgtaactagttacttcccaacactgaccatttttttaaatatcttcgtttgtgttcaacagaagaaagaaactcatacaggtttggaacaagtggaagatgcataaatgatgacagaattttcatttttaaagtgaactaatcctttaacacACGTGTGTTAGTTGAGTTCTGCTCATGTTTGCGTGTGCAGGTCGAGTCCTGTTAAACGAACGTTTGGTGAGAAGCTTCCAGAGGTCACAGCATCTCAAAACACTAACGGGTGAGTCGAGTGTGTTCAGTCAAATTCATttcaaaccattaaaaaaattctttacTTACAATAAatgctaactgaaataaaatataaaaccttTTTATTTCAGCCAGTTTCAAAGGcgacatttctcattttaatttagtgtatctttatgtactaaaataactcaaattgaaataaaaattactaaaaactatataaacatatatagaAAACactacttaaaatgacaaaaacacacaacataaaacacaaaattaaatagaaaaaaaactatGTAGACATACGTATAACTACTAAAATTATATACGTATACAGTCAAgtccatatatatttgtgtgtgtatataatatatctatataactgcttaaaatgataaaaacacacaacataaaacacaaagttgaacagaaaatgcaaaaataaaaatgattcaaaatattaattaaaatataatattatctcagtgatactaaaatgacTGAACTGTTTCCACAGCTGAAACATTTTGAGCTTAAATATTTatctttcagtaatttaacaacaaatttacatttctcTGATGTCAGTTACTGTTCACATGACATTCAcataaacaaatattctgtcttttttagtaaatgttatactttgtttttattttataataaatttaaaaaaaatttaattaatcataAGTTTCACATGTGATCTCACTGAAGGAGCGTTTCGGCTTCATGTAAAGTTTCAGTTTGATGTCAGTTTTTGTTTAGTGGTTGATTTgtattttgttcatgtttttaacAGAATCTATAAGACCAGCAGCGGAGCGGCTCCATCGACTCCTCGGTCGTCTGTGACGTGAGTCTGTttaatgtatacacacacaattcaAAGGCCCTTTTCTCCCTCCTTAAAAATTTCACAGCACCCCCAGATTCACTTCCTCTTCACCTTGTCCACTTCTGTTCTGAATT
It encodes the following:
- the LOC131542629 gene encoding uncharacterized protein LOC131542629 isoform X1, producing MSTQTKSDSGKKRSVLKDSSWIKRNPEEDEPVDYDPNPGKVVLNQRKSGDDVVSKPLEADQTSENSGTSVSSLSKRFGGSQELLNKSSSSSVNTKSGAVSISSPFKPPLPVKNPALKSPSSSSFTARVFSGANTSSKPSSPVKRTFGEKLPEVTASQNTNGIYKTSSGAAPSTPRSSVTVSQSPAPSATSTSVKSPVIQPAVKSPVIQPAVKSPVIQPAVKSPVIQPAVKSPVIQPAVKSPVIQPAVKSPVIQPAVKSPVIQPAVKSPVIQPAVKSPVIQPAVKSPVIQPAVKSPSRNESVSVSTLVSTSSTPSAQTIITNTKTSSSMLEETPKPAEKPSWT
- the LOC131542629 gene encoding uncharacterized protein LOC131542629 isoform X2 translates to MSTQTKSDSGKKRSVLKDSSWIKRNPEEDEPVDYDPNPGKVVLNQRKSGDDVVSKPLEADQTSENSGTSVSSLSKRFGGSQELLNKSSSSVNTKSGAVSISSPFKPPLPVKNPALKSPSSSSFTARVFSGANTSSKPSSPVKRTFGEKLPEVTASQNTNGIYKTSSGAAPSTPRSSVTVSQSPAPSATSTSVKSPVIQPAVKSPVIQPAVKSPVIQPAVKSPVIQPAVKSPVIQPAVKSPVIQPAVKSPVIQPAVKSPVIQPAVKSPVIQPAVKSPVIQPAVKSPVIQPAVKSPSRNESVSVSTLVSTSSTPSAQTIITNTKTSSSMLEETPKPAEKPSWT